The following coding sequences are from one Hydra vulgaris chromosome 04, alternate assembly HydraT2T_AEP window:
- the LOC100203268 gene encoding hydroxymethylglutaryl-CoA lyase, mitochondrial isoform X3 has protein sequence MASNFHCCILREQLKLFRCWKRFYSNKDFVKVVEVGPRDGLQNEKEIIDTDVKIQLIDKLSETGLSVIEVTSFVSPKWVPQMSDHSVVMTGIKRKSGVSYPALVPNMQGFYSAVKAGVKEIAIFASASEAFSKKNINCTIEESLKRFEPVCNAAIEKDIKVRGYVSCVVGCPYEGIVQPDAVSKVAQHLIKLGCYEISLGDTIGIGSPESISLMLSCVKEDVPVSKLAIHCHDTYGKAISNIEAAIELGIRVVDSSVGGLGGCPYAKGASGNVATEDVLQMLHNKGKITGVDVLAVINIAKWIKTILSRSRVQQ, from the exons ATGGCATCTAATTTTCATTGTTGTATTTTAAGAGAGCAACTAAAATTATTCAGATGCTGG aaacgattttactcaaataaagaTTTCGTAAAAGTAGTTGAGGTTGGCCCTCGTGATGGACTTCaaaatgaaaag GAAATTATCGATACTGATGTTAAGATTCAACTAATTGATAAACTTTCAGAAACAGGCTTGTCTGTTATTGAAGTCACCAGTTTTGTATCCCCAAAATGGGTTCCCCAG ATGAGCGATCACAGTGTTGTAATGACcggaattaaaagaaaaagtggTGTTTCTTACCCAGCACTTGTACCCAACATGCAGGGATTTTACTCAGCG GTTAAAGCTGGAGTGAAAGAAATAGCCATTTTTGCTTCTGCATCagaagctttttcaaaaaaaaacatcaactgTACAATTGAAGAAAGTCTGAAACGCTTTGAGCCTGTTTGTAATGCAGCAATAGAGAAAGATATTAAAGTTAGAgg atatgtGTCATGTGTAGTAGGTTGTCCCTATGAAGGAATTGTTCAACCAGATGCAGTTTCGAAa gtagCTCAGCACTTGATAAAATTAGGATGTTATGAAATATCTCTTGGAGATACAATTGGTATTGGATCACCAg AATCAATTTCTCTTATGCTTTCCTGTGTAAAAGAAGATGTACCTGTTAGCAAACTCGCAATACACTGTCATGATACATATGGAAAAGCCATATCTAACATTGAAGCTGCAATTGAA CTTGGCATCAGAGTAGTTGATAGTTCTGTAGGTGGTCTTGGTGGGTGTCCATATGCAAAAGGGGCATCTGGTAATGTTGCTACTGAAGATGTTTTACAGATGCTTCACAATAAGGGAAAGATCAct